Genomic DNA from Corylus avellana chromosome ca4, CavTom2PMs-1.0:
GAttattctcttgtatactttgtGCACTTGGGTGCGGCCTTTTGCattttaatgaatttcaattacttataaaaaactTATAACAGATGCTCATTGCCTTCTCCATTGTAAATCCAGAATTTTGGGTATAAGAAAAGTTCATCTCATCTCTCTCCCAAGGAGAGCCTCAAAATTAgttgatttttaattttctcaattAGTTTAATCTTCTCGCGAACAGAATGAAGTGCAGTTTGTGCGTGTCTCTGTGCCTTTGTTATGTACATGCCCATATGCATCTATAGACATACAGGCACCAATCTGTTTGGTCATTTCTTCGAACACCTAGTACGCACGCCCAGGCAAACATTGCAAAGTAAATGATTTGCTCTTTttataacaagaaaataaaaaacttgataacaagGAAGCATATCTACTTACAGCTGAGACGGCAAGAGTTGCCACAACTCTAGAGAACCAACTTCGAAGCCTCCCAAGTTTCTGGGAGTCAAGTATTAGCACTGCAGTTTCTATATTTACTGGTTTATTGGAGGTTTGGAACATTTCATTGAACAACTTCACCTCAATACATTATTCTGACTGTTTAAACATCTAAATGCGATCGAAACACAAGGGAGAGCTGCCGGAAACTTTTGCGAAGAAAACATTATGGGAAAACGCCATTTGTATTGCAAGTAATGATAGTTAACTTCGAATGTTTGAGAGCTAAATTATATCGGTCTCTTCGTGTACTTCTTGTTGTATAAAACAGAATGAGAGCGTTGAAATGCTGcccaaaaataaatactaaCCTTTTAATTTTGGTGGGAATAATGCTTAagtattgagaaataataagAGAAGTGCAATTTTTTAACCATCTCCCAAAGgtaaattcaccattaaatttacGTGGAACCATATGAATTTACaattcaatggtaaatttattagatttgtaaaaagaGATGATTGACAAAATAATGTATATGCCCgaagaataacttctataagcaCAGCACAATTGGCCCCCCTCCCTCCCTTCCCCCNNNNNNNNNNNNNNNNNNNNNNNNNNNNNNNNNNNNNNNNNNNNNNNNNNNNNNNNNNNNNNNNNNNNNNNNNNNNNNNNNNNNNNNNNNNNNNNNNNNNNNNNNNNNNNNNNNNNNNNNNNNNNNNNNNNNNNNNNNNNNNNNNNNNNNNNNNNNNNNNNNNNNNNNNNNNNNNNNNNNNNNNNNNNNNNNNNNNNNNNNNNNNNNNNNNNNNNNNNNNNNNNNNNNNNNNNNNNNNNNNNNNNNNNNNNNNNNNNNNNNNNNNNNNNNNNNNNNNGGTGTTTTGTAGGCTTTTTGTGcctttgtttatatttttcatgttttttcgCTATATTTTGTAGTCATGGCCTTTTTGAGTTGAGGATGTGAATAATTTTCTGGCTTGCGAGTCGAAGATGATGGATATTGCTACCTATGTATCGGTTTGTGTGTTTGGAGCATAcctgtttttactttttacacctgaaaattagtcataagtTAGCAAATATTGATATCATAATTGATATTGAATGTAATATTGCTATGTATGTATCTTGTAACACCGTTGGCTATGATTTTCTTATAACTTTTTGTTCTGCGATGTAAAGAGTTTTATACTCGTGATCCCTCTTCTATTAATGAGACCGGAAtgattttcttacaaaaaaaaaaaaaaaacttctataaggtcttaacacaaatcaaatattttgtGCCCTCCAACAAGAAGTAGACACCTCACCTAATCATCCCTCATAACAAggcctttttaaaaaaaattaatttatttttttacaaatcccaatttaaaagtttatttttattatcacatcatttaattatataataattgtaCAAGATTCTACTAAATATAATTACTCTCTATGAAAAGTTAATTATAATGTTATATTATGTCTAATTAGAAGGTGACACATCTCTcttttaataacaaatttaaatataaaacgTAAAAAATCAATAGTATTCTTAtgattttaaagaaaacaatttgtgatccaaaatctaacaaaaaatttccattaGTTAACTATAGTTTCTATCTTGAGATTCAAACACtttttcagaaaattttttttccccatttttgttctcaaaaacaagtttttaaaaattaaaaaaaaaaaacagaaatttttgaAATGAGGCTCTTAatagtttttcattttcaaattttaaaaaacgaaaaacaacataaacttgtacttttatttttatttttattttttgacatgtctatacAAGAGGAGAAGGATGATTCGAACTAGAGACCTCCACTTTATAAGGTGTAATCTCTAGCCGATTCGAACTTGTatgtttattaatgtatttgGAATGTCatgtaaaagtaaaaattagttgtgtttttaaaagtgttttatgatttgaattatttattattattattttttgaaaacaggaaataaaaaataaactctcAATGTTGcgaaaaaggaaaattgaatttttatttatttattatttttttttcagtctGAGCTCCTCTTCTCCCCTTCCTCCTTCTTCAATACGACTTGGCTCCAAACGGTTGGAGCACTTTACCGTCACTATCCCCTcccaaaaccctagaaaatcCAAGCAAGAACCAGAGCTGAGAGACTGATAAAGCAAAATGGGGAAGAAAAACCAACCAGAGGACCTCCTGGAAACCCTAGGTGACTTCACCAGCAAGGAGAACTGGGACAAGTTCTTCACCATACGAGGCAGCGACGACTCCTTCGAGTGGTACGCCGAGTGGGCCGAGCTCAGAGCCCCACTCCTGTCCCACCTCTCCAACCTCAACCAACTGCAAGGACCTTCGCCGTCTTCTGCAGCATCGGCGGGTACGGTCTCGCCGCAGATACTCGTGCCGGGATGTGGCAACTCCCGGCTTTCCGAGCACGTCTACGATGCCGGTTTTAAGAGCATCACCAATATCGACTTCTCCAAGGTTGTCATCTCCGACATGCTGCGCCGCAACGTGCGGGAACGGCCCGGCATGCGGTGGCGCGTCATGGACATGACCAGCATGCAGGTGCAGTGTCTGGGGAAATGTTCGATTcgttgtgtgtgtttgtgttcaTAATGTCGAAGAATGATCATGGTTATTTCTAATTTTGATAGTTAGTTGATGTATGAGCTGAATGTATACAAATGCGCTTGCCCTTTAGTTCCCGTAGCTTGTTTTCGTGCTTTATTGGTTCGGTATGGATGCATATGTAGATTTTGGCATTCTTTTGGTATATTTGGTCGATAATCGTCTATGCTAATTCACATACTTAGTGATTCCTGAGCTGAGTTATCAAAAAATGTACTTACCCTTTTTGTTCCTGTATCTTATTTTCCAAAATTCCTTCATATCTAacaaatcttgaaaaaaattccCCACCCCCTCCTTATATGTTTCCACACTCCAACTCCAAAGGATCCCACTACCTCCTTAGAACACCAACCTTGAGTCTTACTATCATAAATGAGAAGTCTCATTGACACCAAACTGAAATACTTAGAATAGAACTCATTATTTTCAAGTTTAACAGTGTTAGATGCATTTTCTTTTGTGCTacgtatttatttatttatttatttatttcgggTTAATTGACATGTATGGTGCCAACATAATTTAATCAGTTTATTTTGTGTATAACTGATGTCGCCATAATATCGTCACTTTCCTTGGTGTGCAACTCTCAAAATGATGGCAATTTTTAGGCTATCCCCCCTGCTGGTATGGCATGAAGCTGTGTTTATTGATCTCATCCTTTCTAACCTGAAAGAGTCCTAAATGCTATTCCATGGCCTAGTTAGCAGCTGTTTGCTGCTGCAAGATAAATGGCTGTTTGCCTCCAAACTGGGCTCTTTGTGGCAATGGTGTATCTTTGTTGGTTTTATTTCACTGTTTATACTGGGTAAATTGTTTTCATTACTATGCATTTTAAATTAACAATTCTTCATATGTATCTTGATTGGTTTTATGACAATATGATTCTTCTTCCCTAATTCTTGCTAATTTGCAGTTCATGGATGAGACTTTTGATGTTGTACTTGATAAAGGTGGATTGGACGCTTTGATGGAGCCAGAGCTTGGGCCTAAGCTGGGGAATCAATATTTGTCAGAGGTCTCCTGGTCTTTCCTTTGAGCATATTTTTACACATATATCTGTCATATGccattcataatttttttttgataagtatcaTATGCCATTCATAATTTAGTTTAATTGGTAACAGGATATCCAAATTTTATGTTTAATTGATATAATAGTGACTGTATTTCCAGGTGAAGAGAATTCTGACATCTGGGGGAAAATTTATTTGCCTTACCTTGGGCGAATCTCATGTTCTAGGTACTGTTCTTCCTGCTTTATTTTAGCGttaaaagcaaataaataattattcttttgcCAATGTGTGTTTTCGCATTTTAAATCTATTCAAAGGAATAGTAATTTCTAGTTATCTTTCCTTAGGTAAATATGGACtttgattgaattttgattcaggGAATTATCTACAGTACTTACTTTTGATGTTGGTTGCATATTTTGTGAATTTTATGACTTTCTTGTGCCTGTTCTGAAGATGGTGATTGTTCCACCCTTTTCAGGTTTGCTTTTCTCTAAGTTACGATTTGGGTGGAAAATGAGTGTTGAGGCCATACCTCAGAAACCATCCAGTAACCCTAGCCTTCGAACGTTTATggtggttgctgagaaaacgaTGTCTACTACTTTGCATGAGATAACATCATTGTTCAATGAATCTCCTCTTGCTTGTAAAGGAAATCAGGTAGAATAGCTGGCTTCCATGTCTCTTGTGGTGGATGAAGTCCATTAGCAATAATGtatgaacatataaaaaaaagtgcTCTATGGAATGTAACAGTTTTCCTACAATAGATTTAGGTCTGTTAAGCCTGTTAAACCTGAAAGTACTTGAGAGTAGATGTTTTTAATATGGTTACTTTTTTACATAATCTCTATTATGTAAAATATGGGAAAACTAATTTATTGAAAGCTTGAAAAAAAGTGGATCTGTTTTTAGGCTTGTGGACTTCATGAAGCTCTTGAAAATGAGAACCGAATTCGAAGAGGATACTCTGATGGTTCTCATATATTGTACTCACTTGAAGACCTGCAACTTGGAGCTAAAGGGGATCTCACGGAACTTTGTCAAGGTCGTCGGTTTGAGCTTACTTTGGGTGGAAGAGAAGGCAATTACAGAGCAATACTTCTCGATGCTCGGCTGCAGTCTGATCCATTTGTATATTATTGTGGGGTTTTTATTGTGCCTAAGGTTTGTCTTAGCATATCTATATGGTTAAATCACTCGTGGGACaatatcatacatatatatatatattttttctcttttttgtacATAATCAGACAGAATCCAATTGCCATATGATATGAAGCTGCCattcttatttattaaaatgcaAAAGGAAGCATTTCTTATAACAAATCAAGTTCAAAGAATCAGTTTATTAACATGATCAAGctagttttgtatttttctatCAAAAACGAATGAGTTTCTtcaaaaaataccaaagaaGGATTCAAAGAAAGTATTAGTCGCGTTTTCACTATTACTCTAAAAGGATTAGTCAAGTTACAATTAGATCCCCTGAAATCATTCATAATGCCCAAGCATATCTAGTAAGGaaccaatgtgagacttagtacTCTATAAGCACCTTTTTAATCCGTTTATTCAATGTGGACAATTCACTCACCCAACGTGGGACCTATTGGGGTATCACATGACAGTCCATTTGGAGTAATAGTGCTTATGTGGTTAACACTTTATCCGAATCGTTACAAATTGGATGTCAAGTAATGATAGGGTTGATGAAACAAGCTTTTGTTTATAGCTTGACAGGGTTCTTTTTATCTTCATTCTTTTCATTACCATGTCATTGCTTTCTGGTTTATTTGTATGTGCACATACACATGGATAGAGCAGAGGATTTAAACCTTTCAATGATTCTCTTCTACTTGCTGCTTTTATGTGTCCTTTCTATCTCTTTAGGTGAGTCCACTTTCAATAGTTGTTCTTCTGTTTGGAGTATGTAACTCAATGTTAGATTTCAGACTCGGGCTCATGAATGGCTATTCTCTTCAGAAGAAGGACAATGGACGGTAGTTGAAAGCTCAAAGGCAGCTCGTCTCATAATGGTAACTTATGAAAAGCAATAATATTGTTATATCCATTTCTGTTGATTATTTTCAGAAGTACAGCGCCTAAATGAAATTTTATGTGCCAAATGAAGGTTCTATTAGACACTAGCCACAGTAATACCAGCATGGATGATATTCAGGTAGCTTTCAATTTGTATACGATGTGGCATATCATTGCAATATGCTAACTATTAGTTGCAGTTATTTACTTAAATCTGTTATTTGTTATCTCCCCAGAAGGATTTGTCTCCACTGGTTAAACAGTTGGCACCTGGAAAAGGCGACAATGGAGCTCAAATTCCGTAGGTTACTTACTTAAATTGCTTTAAAGCTTTGCCATGATGTCATCTTGAGCCATGTTCGATTATATTTAAAGTAATCATTtccaaaactttta
This window encodes:
- the LOC132177251 gene encoding uncharacterized protein LOC132177251; its protein translation is MGKKNQPEDLLETLGDFTSKENWDKFFTIRGSDDSFEWYAEWAELRAPLLSHLSNLNQLQGPSPSSAASAGTVSPQILVPGCGNSRLSEHVYDAGFKSITNIDFSKVVISDMLRRNVRERPGMRWRVMDMTSMQFMDETFDVVLDKGGLDALMEPELGPKLGNQYLSEVKRILTSGGKFICLTLGESHVLGLLFSKLRFGWKMSVEAIPQKPSSNPSLRTFMVVAEKTMSTTLHEITSLFNESPLACKGNQACGLHEALENENRIRRGYSDGSHILYSLEDLQLGAKGDLTELCQGRRFELTLGGREGNYRAILLDARLQSDPFVYYCGVFIVPKTRAHEWLFSSEEGQWTVVESSKAARLIMVLLDTSHSNTSMDDIQKDLSPLVKQLAPGKGDNGAQIPFMMASDGIKHRNIIHKVSSPLSGPVIVEDVVYETVDIEVTRLFPSSDLTFRRLIFERTESLVQSEALLIKEGSSHEVNQIERKKSSSSSKAKRKGAEKQIEPSNQLRVYHSYLASSYHTGIISGFSLISSYMENVVVAGKTVKAVVIGLGAGLLPMFLHECMPFLHVEVVELDPVILGLAKNFFGFTEDKCLKVHVADGIQYVGKLANSAEADEVSVFHGNGDTSCGSKSYPKENCIPYHIEGSGTTKVDIVIIDVDSSDSSSGLTCPATDFVEVSFLQNVKDILSEQGLFVINLVSRSSAMKDMVVSRMKAVFSHLLCLQLEEDVNEVLFALRSESCMKEDCFPVAAHKLEKLLKLKHPEMSQSIVDATKKVRCL